The following nucleotide sequence is from Paenibacillus andongensis.
TACGGCAAACTTTCCATACTGTCGGTTACCCGCAAGGCTTAGGCCTTGCGGGTATTTAATTTTTCTAGAAGAAAAATCAGAATGACTTTTCTACAGGAAGAGAAATAATTCATCTTTTGCTTATACTATAAAAGTGGATATTCACTAAAAAAGGTTGATCAGCTCAGAAGCTGACCAACCTTTTATTCTAATAGGCATACTTTTTCGTAATTAGATGCATTTGACGTGATAGGCTTTGTGGAAAGTAAGAAATCGGCTTTGAGCTTTGTTCGGCCATTTTCACAGCTTTGACTACATCAATTAATCCGAAGCCGAAATATTTGTCTCTACCTTTTGTACCAAGGTCTTGAGCGGATTGTTTAATGATTTCGTAAACCTCCGTGTTTTTCAAACTAGGGTTCGTAGAACGAACCAAGGCTGCCAAAGCAGTGACATGAGGGCTGGCCATTGATGTACCCGATAACGCGGCATATTGATTATTAGGATACGTACTTGCGATACTAACACCAGGAGCTGTTACGGCAATATAGTCGCCATAATTCGAAAAGGGTGCCTTGTTATTTTGAGAATCACTCGCGGCTACAGCCAACACTTCCGGGTAAGCTGCTGGATAGCCAGGTCTTTCTGTATTGTCGTTGCCGCTCGCCGCGATGAGTGCCACATCTTTATTGTAGGCATATCGGATGGCATCGTGCAGAAAGCTTGAATCCGCGTAATTGCCAAGGCTGAGATTCATAACTTTAGCGCCATGGTCGGCAGCCCAAATGATACCTTGAGCAACAGAATAGGTACTGCCTGCTCCAGTTTGGTCTAAAACTTTGACCGGTAATACTTTGTTATACCATGTCATACCTGCAACACCAAGATTGTTGTTAACTAATGCAGAAATGACTCCTGTGACATGTGTACCATGTCCGACATCGTCCTGCGGGTTGTCATTATCACTTATGACGTTATAACCAGGTAAAAGTTTATTATTCAGATCAGGGTGCTTCAAGTCAGCTCCCGTGTCGACAACAGCGACAATCACATCTTGAGAACCACGTGTTAATTGCCACCCCTGAACAGTCTCGATGAGGGGCAAGTTCCATTGATACTTACTGTATAAATTATCATTAGGCATAAAATTAGTCGTTATATCTGTCGCTGTCGATGGTTTCGAATCTGTTTGACTGGAATTATCTTTATTTGAAGCTTCTTCTTGATCGTCATAATAATCATTAGTTAAATAGAGGAAATGAGGCTCGACATAGACGACATCCCATTTCTTGAAATATGCCATTAATGCTTTGGCTTCCATGCTTTGCGTGCGGAATACATACGTATAACCTAGTTTTTGAGCGGAGATGGCTTTTATTTCGTTTTTGATTTGTGTCAGCTGAGTCTCTGTTGGATCCTGCTTGAAGCGGACCACAACTTCATTTTGATGATAGTGGCTGGTTCCTTGATTATCTTCAGGATGATCGACGACTTTATCTTGTAGAGTGTCCGTATCCACAGACTCAACTTTCCACCGATTTTCACTAGGGTAAGGTTCTAGACGCAAGTTTTTCAACTGGTGATCGGTAACTTGATGTAGAATATCCTGATGAATAACACCAACGAGCGAGCTGTCTCTATTAGTAGCAGGAGTGCCCTGAACGAAATAAATTTGCTGCGCCGCGCCGAATTTAGGTGATTGATAATGTTTACCTGCGTCGACGGCTTCTTTAGCTTCTTTCATATAAGATGTAGCCTGTTCTTTATAAGAACTTGGCAATTCACCTACTGTAATCCCTTTTTCCAGTGGTTGACTTTGCTTCGACCAAATCAGTACATCCATTTTTTCATGTTCTTTTTTCATATCGCTTAGCACTTTTAAGGCTGGCTCTCCACTTTCAATCTTGCTAAGCATTCGTGAGTAATCAATCGAACATTGGGATCTGCATAGATCATCAGTCAGCTTAACGTCCTGTTCCAGAAGAGATAACTTTGCAGTTGTTTCATACTTTGTACTGTACACTTCGGGTCCAGGTTGATTCTCCTTATTTGAATGGTGTGGGAAAAGGATAATGCCTAAACCAAGTACTAAAGTCATAGATGACAGGTAACGCCACATTAACAGCTCCTCCTTCTAAACTTGCTTAGTATTCCGCTGACGAAATGATTGACCTTTGACTAGGTTGAGGAGCGGAGGATTGTTTTATACATGGAAACTGGAGTTTTGCATATACCACTTCGGGTTAATTTATGGTAGGATAGGAATAGCGCAATTATAGGAGGTCTTCATAAATGGCTGTTTTTAATGTGAAAAATATTTGTGATTCTACGCGTACGAAGTTGAAAGAAACGACTGCCAAAATGGAGCTGTTTTTGAATCAAAATTCGCTCGCACAGTTAAATGTGGAGAATGATCCTGCTATGGATGAGTTTTACCGCGGTTATTTGCAGGATACTCGTCATCTATTAGTCTTTTGTGAAGTGGCTTATGAGAAATTAGGCGTTAGCTTGAGACGTCCTACTTTTAATGTGGATTTTTCGGAAAAAGTACTGTATGAGGTTTATCATACTTGCGTCAATACATTTTTCTACCCTAAAAATGAATGCTATTCCGAAGATGGTCGTTATGCTTATACTGGACAAGATGCTATTCGTTTCCGCAAAAAGCCTTCACGTGAAGTGCGTGATTTGACGATTGAGCTGTCCAAAGTATTCGAGGAACTTCGTGAAGATCTGTCTTATTATGAAACAGACTACATCACTCAACGTCGTATGCAAGGCGAAAAAGTATAATTTTAATTGAATTGGTAAAATACAAGAAGGGATGCGACTATAAGCGCATCCTTTTTCTTTTAAAAGGAGACTTGGTGCATGGAGCGTGAACAATTAATCAACAGCAGTATCTCGATTATTAAGCTGAATCAGCACCCTAGCGGGGGTTACGTAGCTTCACCGCTATTCCCACCTTACTCTTACAGTTGGCTCAGAGACGGGACATTTATCGCGCATGCGATGGATCGCTCTATGGAGACCGAAAGTGCTGAGCTATTCTATCGCTGGGTACATAATGTTTTGAAGGACAAGCGCCCGCGTGTGGATGCGTTAATTCGTAAACAGGAAGCCAAAGAATGGATAGACCGCTCCGAATTTTTTGGAACTCGTTATCATTTAGATGGTCGTGATGACTTATCAGAGTGGGGACATTTTCAACTAGATGGTTATGGAGCTTGGCTTTGGGGTCTTACGGAGCATATTCGTATAACAGGTCATTCTGCGCTCTTAAATGAATTGCGGGAGAGTATTGAGATAACTGTTGATTATTTGATGACGTTCTGGCATTTTCCGAATTTTGATTGTTGGGAAGAGTTTCCTGATTACGTTCATCCGGCTTCATTAGCTTGCGTATATGGTGGTTTAAAGGCACTTGGTGAATTAGAAAATCGACCTCCTTTACTTGAGAAAGCGGACTTGATTAAAAAGTTTATTATGGATCACGCAGTCTATGAGGGGCGTTTCGTTAAATCCATTCATTGCTTAGAAGAAGTATGGCAGCCAGCTTTATATGGTGTGGATGCAAGTCTGTTGTGGCTAGCTGTCCCGTTCGGCGTCTGTGAGGTTAATGATCCTATTATGTTGAAGACGGTACAAGCTATTGAAGCTGACCTCAAGCATGAGGGCATTCAAAGATATGTAGAGGATCGCTACTATGGTGGCGGTGAATGGCTGCTGCTAACTGCATGGTATGGTTGGTACCAAGCGGAGCTTGGAAATCGTGAAGAGGCTCAGCGCTGCTTAGATTGGGTAATGAGTAAAGCGGATATGCTGGGTCGATTGCCGGAGCAAGTGGCAGAAAGTCTTAGAGATCCCTCATCTTACCCGGAATGGATTGCCAAATGGGGGGAGCCAGCGATTCCTCTGCTATGGTCTCAAGCGATGTTCTTGGTGCTTTCTGACAGCTTAAAATAAGCATAGATCACCCTGATAGCGGGCAAATTGTTAAAGGGGTGATGATTATGCCGGATGTAAAATGTGCAGTTGCTAATTGCGAATACTGGGCGCAAGGCAACAACTGTAGTGCAGGAACGATTATGATTGAAGTCGATCAGCATGCTGCCGCCAATTATAACGAAGAGTTTGCAGGGGAATCATTTGATACGGATCATCAAGATGCAGCAAACAAAGTAGCTAATACTTGCTGCCACACTTTCAAAGCTAAGAAAAAACATTAAGGTGCTTAACATGGAGGCAGCATGGATAAAGACGATGTCTCTCTAGATCATGCCACCAAGGAGCGGTTCCAAAAGGATCAGCTCCGCGTTGAAAGCGGATTGAACCATAAGGAAGAATACGCAGCCGAAATTACAGCACCGACTCGAAGAATTAACTATGCCGAACAGTATAAGAACTATAAGCCAGAGAAGCTTGAAACCCAATCCGATGTATCTGATGAAGAAATAGCGGAGTTGGTAGAAACAGTCACACGTAACAAAGCAGTAGGCTATATCGCACTGTTCGTTGCCTTGGCTTCTCTTTTTGTATGGCCAGTGCTGTTAGGTATTTCGGGAATTGTGCTTGGCGTTATTGCGTTTCTTATGGGAAACAAAAGACTGGGGTCTTGGTCAATCGCGCTTGGTTTTATTGCCGTCGCCGCCTATTTTTTGTTAGTACCCTATTATGCATGACCCATTACAAGCAAGCCGAGCTATCGGCTTGTTTTTGTTTTTCCTGAAAAAAATCGTGTAAATTCGCGTTTCAAAGGGATAAATAGCGGGTAGAGACTCATTAAGGCATCGTTTTAATGCGTATACTCCCATTTGCTCGTACTATTTGGCTTCAGGAGTCATATTCGCACCTTTGAATGATTACAGTATTATTATATAATGAAAAGTGATAAATCAAATTCAAATCGAAATTAAGGGAGGTGTACCTATTCTCCTTGGTGCAGTAATCGCACTTGATAGGGGATAGGTAAGGTATTGGAAGATCCTTTGCCCGGAACGTTAATCAGTTTTCTGTTAATGTTTGGACTGGTGTTATTAAATGGTTTTTTTGTCGCAGCTGAATTCGCGATGGTCAAGGTAAGAGGTAGTCGCATTGAATCGCTTGTTGGAGAAGGTCGCCGCAATGCGAAATTTGCACAAGGAATCATGAATAATCTCGACGCCTACTTAGGTGCTTGTCAGCTCGGGATTACACTTACTTCGTTGGGACTTGGTTATGTCGGGGAACCGACGTTCGCCAAAATTCTGGAACCGTTATTCGCTCCGTTGAATATGCCAGATTCGGTGTTCCACACGATTACTTTCATTATTGCTTTCTCCTTAATGACCACATTGCATATTACATTAGGCGAACAGTTCCCTAAGACGTATGCGATTCGTAAAGCTGAACAAATAACTCTGCTATCTGCAGGGCCCATGGTTTTTTTCTATAAACTGATGTATCCATTTATATGGTTATTGAACGGTATTTCGAACTGGATGTTGCGTCGTGCAGGAATCGAGCCTGCGACTGAGCATGAATCGGCGCATACGGAGGATGAAATTCGTGTCCTTATGAAAGAAAGTCACAAAAACGGACTTATAGATAATACAGAGCTCACGCTTGTTGATAATATATTTGGATTTGCAGAGACGACAGCCAGGGAAATTATGATCCCAAGAACAGAAATGGAATGTTTGTATGCCGGACTTTCCTATTCTGAGAATCTTGCGAGTGCCATTAAAGAAATGCGTACGCGCTACCCGGTATGTGATCCGGACAAAGACAATATTATTGGCTTCGTCCACATCAAGGATTTACTCAAGCCGGATGCGAACCTGAAAGGGATCAAGAAAATCATCCGACCGATCACAACGGTTCCAGATTCGATTCTTATCAGTGACTTGTTGAAAATGATGCAGAAAAGAAAAAGCCAAATGGCACTACTCATTGATGAGTATGGTGGAACTTCAGGGCTTGTGACATTGGAAGACATTATGGAAGAAATTGTTGGAGAAATTCAAGATGAGTTCGATGAAGAGCGTCCTACGATCGAAATCAAAGATGAAAACACTTTTTCCATTGATGGATTGCTGCTAATTGATGAAGTGAATGAATATTTCGGACTTGACATTGAGTCTGATGATTATGATACAATCGGCGGTTGGATTTACTCGAAAATTGAAATACCGCCAAGCAAGAACCAGCAAGTAAGTTACAATGATGAATTTTTATTTATTGTTGAAGAGACAGATCATCTACGGATTTCACGTGTCATGGTAAGAAAATTGTCGGATGAGAGTGAGCTGCTTCAGCAAAATATTTCTTGAGATGTATGAGAGATTGTCATTTGACAGTCTCTTTTTTTGTGACTACTTAATGACTCCTTATAAATTGGGGATAGTCGTCAGGGCATAAAACGTGTACAATGAAGACAACGATGAATGATAGAAACGAGGTCTGACGGATGAACAGCACGAACAGCATTGACCCTAGAGTAATGAAAGAATTGCTCCAGCTTCAGCTCCTCAATAAAATGAGTTTGCTCTCCGGTGAAACCGCGACATCAAGTACGGATGATTCAGGCGATTTTAGTGCGCTGCTCGACACGATTATGGGGCAATCTGGTGCAACTGGCGTTACAGGCCAAGATACTTTATCCTCCATGCTAGGTAACACGACGAACAGTATGCCAAGTTCTTTGGGGGCTTTAAATAGAGCTTATACGCCTTTACAAACAGTGAGCAAAGCATCCTCGGTCTCACAGTATGACGGTTTAATCCAAGAGGCAAGTCATAAATACGGTGTGGATACCTCGCTAGTCAAGGCAGTTATTCAGCAAGAATCAGAATTCAATCACCAAGCCGTATCGCCGGCAGGCGCCAAAGGTTTAATGCAGCTTATGGATGGGACAGGCAGCGGCTTCGGAGTGACGAATCCGTTTGATCCTAAGCAAAATGTGGATGCAGGTACTCATTTCCTTAGCAACTTAATTAAGAAGTACGACGGTAATGAAGGGGTTGCTCTCGCAGCTTATAATGCTGGGCCTGGACGTGTTGACCGATTAGGTATCAAGACCGATCAGGATCTGGCGAACAAACTCCATTTATTGCCAATGGAAACGCAAGGCTACATCTCTAAAGTGATGGGTCACAGGCAGAATTTTTCGTTATAATCTCTAGCTAACTAGCTGATTTTCGCATGTTTATGCGAAGGTCGGCTTTTTGTGTTTCTAATGGAATGCTTGAGTTATGCCCAGTTTTAGGCTTTAATGATGAAAGGAAATGAAATTGATTGTGCGCGGCAGCAAGAGCGTGAAAAGGGGAATCAGCAAAATATGCTTTATTTGGACTATGCGGCGACAACACCACTTTATGAAGAGGTTATTGATACGATTGCCGCAGTGATGAAGGAACATTATGGAAATCCATCCTCGATTCATCGATTAGGTTTACAAGCAGAGAAGCTGCTAAACAGCTCCAAAGAGGTGATTGCAGGAGCATTGGGTGTGCTGCCTGCTGAAATTATATGTACGTCCGGAGGGACGGAGAGTAATAATTTGGCGATTAAAGGTGCCGTTTACAGCTATCAAAATCGCGGAAAGCATCTCATTACTACGCAAATCGAGCACTCCTCCGTGAAGGAAGTTTTTCTCGAACTGGAGCGAGAAGGTTTTCGAGTTACTTATTTACCTGTAAATAGTAAGGGGAGTGTAGAGCTAGAAACCCTTCAAGCAGCAATAACAGAAGATACCATCCTTGTTAGCGTGATGTATGTCAATAATGAAGTAGGTACGATTCAGCCTATCCAAGAAATTGGCCGATGGTTAGCTCAATATCCAAAGGTGCTATTTCATGTTGATGCTGTTCAAGGCATTGCAAAGCTTCCTTTTCACCCTAAAGAATGGGGGGTTGACTTATGCAGCGCATCTGCTCATAAATTCAGAGGTCCAAAGGGAGTTGGGTTTCTATATCGCAGAGAGGGTGTGCAGCTTAAACCGCTGCTTGTTGGTGGCGGTCAAGAAAATGGTATTCGCTCCGGTACGGAGAATGTCCCGCTTATTGTAGGAATGGCCAAAGCGCTCCGGCTTTCCGTTGATAACCTTACAGCCAAAACAGAACATAAATATCGGTTAAGACGGATGATTGTGGATGGCATCACATCAATCCCTGAACTTACCCTTACGGGATCCGAACAGGATGAAGAGATGGCTCCCCATATTGTTCATTTTGCATTCGTGGGAATGAAGGCGGAGGTAGTCGTTCATGCACTTGAGCAGCGGCAAATATACATTTCTACGAAATCAGCCTGTGCCTCAGAGGAATCAGACCCAAGCACGGTAATGCTAGCGTTAGGCTGCAGTCGAGAAAGAGCTGTTAGCGGACTAAGAGTTAGCTTCTCTGACGAACATCAAGAAAAGGACGCGCAGCTATTCATTGCCGCATTGCGGGAGGTTGTGAAAGAACTCGCTCCTATGCTCAGCAAACCATCAGTCAGAAAGGGGACGAGAAGATGAAACCGGATTGTTTAATTTTGCGTTTTGGCGAATTGACGCTCAAAGGGAAAAATCGTAAGCGTTTTGAGAGAAGCGTCATGACTCAAATTTGCAAAGTTTTAGGCTCTTTTCCTGATTTAAGGTATATTCCCGAGTTTGGGCGCGTATATGTGGAGCTAGGGGGAGCAGCTTATGAGGAAGCTTCAGCAGCTTTGCAGCGCGTTTTTGGACTTGCGTCGTTTAGTCCTGCCTATCATGCTCCTATGGAGGTCGAAGCCATTCAAGAGATGGCGCTGCGTATGATGCAGGCACTGCCTAAACAACCAGCAACTTTTAAAGTGACCGTTCGCAGAGTGAATAAATCATTCCCATTTGATTCGCAGCGAATGAATTATTTGGTTGGAGGTTATGTGCTACAAGCATCACCGGGTCTCCAGGTGGATGTACATCATCCTGAGGTTGAGCTGCGGGTGGAGATTCGCGAAGAGCAAGTACTCATGTACGTAGAGGTTATTGAGGGGGCTGGAGGATTCCCGTCTGGAACGAGTGGAAAAGCGCTGCTGATGCTAT
It contains:
- a CDS encoding S8 family peptidase codes for the protein MWRYLSSMTLVLGLGIILFPHHSNKENQPGPEVYSTKYETTAKLSLLEQDVKLTDDLCRSQCSIDYSRMLSKIESGEPALKVLSDMKKEHEKMDVLIWSKQSQPLEKGITVGELPSSYKEQATSYMKEAKEAVDAGKHYQSPKFGAAQQIYFVQGTPATNRDSSLVGVIHQDILHQVTDHQLKNLRLEPYPSENRWKVESVDTDTLQDKVVDHPEDNQGTSHYHQNEVVVRFKQDPTETQLTQIKNEIKAISAQKLGYTYVFRTQSMEAKALMAYFKKWDVVYVEPHFLYLTNDYYDDQEEASNKDNSSQTDSKPSTATDITTNFMPNDNLYSKYQWNLPLIETVQGWQLTRGSQDVIVAVVDTGADLKHPDLNNKLLPGYNVISDNDNPQDDVGHGTHVTGVISALVNNNLGVAGMTWYNKVLPVKVLDQTGAGSTYSVAQGIIWAADHGAKVMNLSLGNYADSSFLHDAIRYAYNKDVALIAASGNDNTERPGYPAAYPEVLAVAASDSQNNKAPFSNYGDYIAVTAPGVSIASTYPNNQYAALSGTSMASPHVTALAALVRSTNPSLKNTEVYEIIKQSAQDLGTKGRDKYFGFGLIDVVKAVKMAEQSSKPISYFPQSLSRQMHLITKKYAY
- a CDS encoding YpuI family protein translates to MAVFNVKNICDSTRTKLKETTAKMELFLNQNSLAQLNVENDPAMDEFYRGYLQDTRHLLVFCEVAYEKLGVSLRRPTFNVDFSEKVLYEVYHTCVNTFFYPKNECYSEDGRYAYTGQDAIRFRKKPSREVRDLTIELSKVFEELREDLSYYETDYITQRRMQGEKV
- a CDS encoding glycoside hydrolase family 15 protein codes for the protein MEREQLINSSISIIKLNQHPSGGYVASPLFPPYSYSWLRDGTFIAHAMDRSMETESAELFYRWVHNVLKDKRPRVDALIRKQEAKEWIDRSEFFGTRYHLDGRDDLSEWGHFQLDGYGAWLWGLTEHIRITGHSALLNELRESIEITVDYLMTFWHFPNFDCWEEFPDYVHPASLACVYGGLKALGELENRPPLLEKADLIKKFIMDHAVYEGRFVKSIHCLEEVWQPALYGVDASLLWLAVPFGVCEVNDPIMLKTVQAIEADLKHEGIQRYVEDRYYGGGEWLLLTAWYGWYQAELGNREEAQRCLDWVMSKADMLGRLPEQVAESLRDPSSYPEWIAKWGEPAIPLLWSQAMFLVLSDSLK
- a CDS encoding DUF1540 domain-containing protein, with translation MPDVKCAVANCEYWAQGNNCSAGTIMIEVDQHAAANYNEEFAGESFDTDHQDAANKVANTCCHTFKAKKKH
- a CDS encoding hemolysin family protein; its protein translation is MFGLVLLNGFFVAAEFAMVKVRGSRIESLVGEGRRNAKFAQGIMNNLDAYLGACQLGITLTSLGLGYVGEPTFAKILEPLFAPLNMPDSVFHTITFIIAFSLMTTLHITLGEQFPKTYAIRKAEQITLLSAGPMVFFYKLMYPFIWLLNGISNWMLRRAGIEPATEHESAHTEDEIRVLMKESHKNGLIDNTELTLVDNIFGFAETTAREIMIPRTEMECLYAGLSYSENLASAIKEMRTRYPVCDPDKDNIIGFVHIKDLLKPDANLKGIKKIIRPITTVPDSILISDLLKMMQKRKSQMALLIDEYGGTSGLVTLEDIMEEIVGEIQDEFDEERPTIEIKDENTFSIDGLLLIDEVNEYFGLDIESDDYDTIGGWIYSKIEIPPSKNQQVSYNDEFLFIVEETDHLRISRVMVRKLSDESELLQQNIS
- a CDS encoding lytic transglycosylase domain-containing protein yields the protein MNSTNSIDPRVMKELLQLQLLNKMSLLSGETATSSTDDSGDFSALLDTIMGQSGATGVTGQDTLSSMLGNTTNSMPSSLGALNRAYTPLQTVSKASSVSQYDGLIQEASHKYGVDTSLVKAVIQQESEFNHQAVSPAGAKGLMQLMDGTGSGFGVTNPFDPKQNVDAGTHFLSNLIKKYDGNEGVALAAYNAGPGRVDRLGIKTDQDLANKLHLLPMETQGYISKVMGHRQNFSL
- a CDS encoding cysteine desulfurase family protein; amino-acid sequence: MLYLDYAATTPLYEEVIDTIAAVMKEHYGNPSSIHRLGLQAEKLLNSSKEVIAGALGVLPAEIICTSGGTESNNLAIKGAVYSYQNRGKHLITTQIEHSSVKEVFLELEREGFRVTYLPVNSKGSVELETLQAAITEDTILVSVMYVNNEVGTIQPIQEIGRWLAQYPKVLFHVDAVQGIAKLPFHPKEWGVDLCSASAHKFRGPKGVGFLYRREGVQLKPLLVGGGQENGIRSGTENVPLIVGMAKALRLSVDNLTAKTEHKYRLRRMIVDGITSIPELTLTGSEQDEEMAPHIVHFAFVGMKAEVVVHALEQRQIYISTKSACASEESDPSTVMLALGCSRERAVSGLRVSFSDEHQEKDAQLFIAALREVVKELAPMLSKPSVRKGTRR